TCATGTTCAACGACCCGGGCAGCAACATCAACCCGAAGCAGAACGACATGTGGAAGCCCGTCATCGCGGCCGTGAACGGGATGGCGTGCGGCGGCGCGTTCTACATGCTCGGCGAGGTCGACATCATCATCGCGGCCGAGCACGCGACGTTCTTCGACCCGCACGTGAGCTACGGCATGGTCGCGGGCTTCGAGTCGATGCACATCCTCCAGAAGCTGCCGCTCGGCGAGACGCTCCGCATGCAGCTGCTCGGCGTGAACGAGCGCATGTCCGCCCAGCGGGCGTTCCAGGTGGGCCTGGTCCAGGAGGTCACCCCGAAGGACGAGCTCCTCGAGCGCGCCATGTGGGTCGCGGAGGCGATCGCCTCCGCACCCGTGCTCGCGATCCAGGGCACCGTCCGCGCGGTGTGGATGGCCAACGAGCTGTCGCGCCAGCAGGCACTCCTGCAGGTGTCGACGATCGTCTCCCTCGGCACGGACACCGGCAACCTCGAGACCGGCCAGCAGGCGTTCGCGTCCGGCACACGGCGCGAGTACCGGGTGCGCTGACCCGCGCTGCGCTTCCTATGATCCGCCGGTGACGAACTACGAGACGCTCCTGGTCAGCG
Above is a window of Acidimicrobiia bacterium DNA encoding:
- a CDS encoding enoyl-CoA hydratase-related protein, which codes for MADEYETLLYEERGNVAIVTLNRPEVHNAFNSQMQQDLRDVWRSLRENDDVRVVILTGAGEKAFCTGIDRNEAIGGHLERERTGNRPVTGRVSTPFMFNDPGSNINPKQNDMWKPVIAAVNGMACGGAFYMLGEVDIIIAAEHATFFDPHVSYGMVAGFESMHILQKLPLGETLRMQLLGVNERMSAQRAFQVGLVQEVTPKDELLERAMWVAEAIASAPVLAIQGTVRAVWMANELSRQQALLQVSTIVSLGTDTGNLETGQQAFASGTRREYRVR